From the Microbacterium sp. W4I4 genome, one window contains:
- the acs gene encoding acetate--CoA ligase has product MSSQIDHLLDESRKFPPSEEFVAQTIDDPALYERAAADREAFWGEQSRDLLAWSKPFTQVLDWTNPPFAKWFDDGELNVAYNCLDRHVEAGNGDRVAIHWEGEPGDSRSITYAELTDEVKRAANVLTDLGIGQGDRVAIYLPMIPEAVISMLAVARLGAIHSVVFGGFSADSLRSRIDDAGAKLVITADGGWRKGKVSALKPAVDQALSDRNGEGEQQSVEHVLVVKRGDNEVDWTEGRDIWWHDAVPAASAEHEPQSFPAENPLFILYTSGTTGKPKGILHTTGGYLTQAAFTHKYVFDLHPESDVFWCTADIGWVTGHSYVAYGPLANGATQLMYEGTPDAPHPGRWWELIEKYGVTIFYTAPTAIRSFMKLGRQIPQKFDLSSIRLLGSVGEPINPEAWMWYREVIGANSAPIVDTWWQTETGAMMVSALPGVTATKPGSAQVAIPGISIDVTDDDGNEVGNGNGGLLVITEPWPAMLRGIWGDPERFKETYWEKFQDKGYYFAGDGARLDEDGDLWLLGRVDDVMNVSGHRLSTTEIESSLVAHEATAEAAVVGAADETTGQAVVAFVIIKQSYLDEHSPEGLTALLRAWVGEQIGPIARPRDVYIVGELPKTRSGKIMRRLLRDVAEGREVGDTTTLADTLVMSTISKQVK; this is encoded by the coding sequence ATGAGCAGCCAGATCGACCACCTCCTCGATGAGTCGCGGAAGTTCCCGCCGTCCGAGGAGTTCGTCGCCCAGACCATCGACGACCCGGCGCTGTACGAGCGCGCCGCTGCGGACCGCGAGGCCTTCTGGGGCGAGCAGTCCCGCGACCTGCTCGCATGGAGCAAGCCGTTCACGCAGGTCCTCGACTGGACGAACCCGCCGTTCGCGAAGTGGTTCGACGACGGCGAGCTGAACGTCGCCTACAACTGCCTGGACCGCCACGTGGAGGCCGGCAATGGCGACCGCGTCGCCATCCATTGGGAGGGTGAGCCGGGCGACTCCCGCAGCATCACCTACGCCGAGCTCACCGACGAGGTCAAGCGCGCCGCGAACGTGCTCACGGACCTCGGCATCGGCCAGGGCGACCGCGTCGCGATCTACCTGCCGATGATCCCCGAGGCCGTCATCTCCATGCTGGCCGTCGCACGTCTCGGCGCCATCCACTCCGTCGTGTTCGGCGGTTTCAGCGCCGACAGCCTGCGCTCGCGCATCGACGACGCCGGCGCCAAGCTGGTGATCACGGCCGACGGCGGCTGGCGCAAGGGCAAGGTCTCCGCGCTCAAGCCCGCCGTGGATCAGGCGCTCAGCGACCGCAACGGCGAGGGCGAGCAGCAGAGCGTCGAGCATGTGCTCGTCGTCAAGCGCGGCGACAACGAGGTCGACTGGACCGAGGGCCGCGACATCTGGTGGCACGACGCGGTTCCGGCGGCATCCGCCGAGCACGAGCCGCAGTCCTTCCCCGCAGAGAACCCGCTGTTCATCCTCTACACCTCCGGCACGACCGGAAAGCCCAAGGGCATCCTGCACACCACCGGCGGCTACCTGACACAGGCTGCGTTCACCCACAAGTACGTGTTCGACCTGCATCCGGAGTCCGACGTGTTCTGGTGCACGGCCGACATCGGCTGGGTCACCGGACACTCCTATGTCGCGTACGGCCCGCTGGCCAACGGCGCGACCCAGCTGATGTACGAGGGCACTCCGGATGCACCTCACCCGGGTCGCTGGTGGGAGCTGATCGAGAAGTACGGCGTGACGATCTTCTACACCGCGCCGACCGCGATCCGCTCGTTCATGAAGCTCGGCCGCCAGATCCCGCAGAAGTTCGACCTGTCCAGCATCCGCCTGCTCGGCTCGGTGGGCGAGCCCATCAATCCGGAGGCGTGGATGTGGTACCGCGAGGTGATCGGCGCGAACAGCGCACCGATCGTCGACACGTGGTGGCAGACCGAGACCGGCGCGATGATGGTGTCGGCGCTGCCGGGAGTCACGGCCACCAAGCCGGGATCCGCGCAGGTGGCCATCCCCGGCATCTCGATCGATGTCACCGACGACGACGGCAACGAGGTCGGCAACGGCAACGGCGGCCTGCTGGTGATCACCGAACCCTGGCCCGCCATGCTGCGGGGGATCTGGGGCGATCCGGAGCGCTTCAAGGAGACCTACTGGGAGAAGTTCCAGGACAAGGGCTACTACTTCGCCGGTGACGGTGCTCGGCTGGACGAGGACGGCGACCTGTGGCTGCTCGGCCGCGTCGACGACGTGATGAACGTGTCGGGCCACCGCCTGTCGACCACCGAGATCGAGTCGTCGCTGGTGGCGCACGAGGCCACCGCCGAGGCCGCGGTCGTCGGAGCCGCGGACGAGACCACCGGCCAGGCCGTGGTGGCATTCGTGATCATCAAGCAGAGCTACCTCGACGAGCACTCCCCCGAGGGCCTGACTGCCCTGCTGCGGGCGTGGGTCGGGGAGCAGATCGGCCCGATCGCACGCCCCCGTGACGTGTACATCGTGGGCGAGCTGCCCAAGACCCGCTCGGGCAAGATCATGCGCCGCCTGCTGCGCGACGTCGCGGAGGGCCGTGAGGTCGGCGACACGACGACGCTTGCCGACACCCTGGTGATGAGCACGATCTCGAAGCAGGTCAAGTAG
- a CDS encoding RidA family protein — protein MSIATRLEELGIELPAVAAPVAAYVPAVVHGGLVYTSGQLPFVGGALPETGKVGAEVDADAAKGYARTCALNALAAAAAAAGGVDRIAGVLRVGGFVASDPAFTGQPGVVNGASEVLGEIFGDAGKHARAAVGVAVLPLDTPVEVEVTFILA, from the coding sequence GTGAGCATCGCCACCCGCCTGGAGGAGCTCGGCATCGAGCTTCCCGCCGTCGCCGCCCCGGTCGCCGCCTATGTGCCGGCCGTCGTGCACGGCGGACTCGTCTACACCTCCGGCCAGCTGCCCTTCGTCGGCGGCGCCCTGCCGGAGACCGGGAAGGTCGGCGCCGAGGTCGACGCGGATGCCGCCAAGGGTTACGCCCGCACCTGCGCACTGAACGCACTGGCGGCTGCGGCGGCTGCGGCCGGCGGCGTCGACCGCATCGCCGGTGTGCTGCGGGTGGGCGGCTTCGTGGCATCCGATCCCGCCTTCACCGGCCAGCCCGGCGTCGTCAACGGCGCCAGCGAGGTGCTCGGCGAGATCTTCGGCGACGCCGGCAAGCACGCCCGTGCCGCAGTCGGTGTCGCAGTGCTGCCGCTGGACACCCCGGTCGAGGTCGAGGTCACCTTCATCCTCGCCTGA